A single Bremerella cremea DNA region contains:
- a CDS encoding efflux RND transporter permease subunit — MKKLFETWIALRWPLLAIGIALAAGAVYLGQGLKFDRSIENMFAADDPLIESFERFNRIFGGNEVVLGVYEDDQLFNLDGSGVNRLEKVRNEIEAQEGVREVLSLDREIIREFVLDPDSAAGLEIKDLFAGYTHNKAGTIVALPIQLTPKSETQVSRVELIEKLRTIFEKLPNGMITGEPVMVVDGFRYVEEDGNRLGWATSLLLACVILLVFRSLRWVVIAIVVVQVTLYWTHAALAISGLQLSMVSSMLTAIVTVIGVATVVHYILRFRQYRDEGEPPPVALASAARYLLAPVFWACATDAVGFSALLITSVGPVHDFGIMMAVGAMLVLPAVLVFLPGLVLIGSPWGVDPAKPWGDEKLGQGLSRTVDAIVKRPVWIGLLIVLAFGVSLWGAAHLEVESDFTKNFREATPIVQAYSYVEDRLGGAGVWDVAIPAPASVDWSYVREVLRLENRLRKEVPELSKVLSLADVINATLPPAIKNQRMAILKNTTIRIGISSLNEQMPETMKSLYAQDPANPDEHWFRIMLLSKERQDAQVKQETIERVRQIVAEYSAAKAEEAEADQPPAEPPIVSGFFVLLTHLIDSLVRDQWRSFGLAIMGIGITMTVAFRSLKLALLALVPNILPILMVTGAFGLFGYKINMGAAMIAAVSMGLGVDASIHYIYGFQRSIRGGNSPGKALVEVQQSVGKAVIFSTFALIAGFSVLCVSDFVPTIYFGVLVGLTMLGALGGNLIILPLLIKLFVLGRHTE; from the coding sequence GTGAAAAAACTGTTTGAAACCTGGATTGCTCTTCGCTGGCCCTTGTTGGCGATTGGTATCGCGCTGGCGGCAGGGGCCGTTTACCTTGGGCAGGGGCTGAAATTCGATCGTTCGATCGAAAATATGTTCGCTGCGGACGATCCTTTGATCGAGTCGTTTGAACGCTTCAACCGTATCTTTGGCGGCAACGAGGTCGTGCTTGGCGTCTATGAAGACGATCAACTCTTCAATCTCGATGGAAGTGGGGTGAACCGCCTCGAAAAAGTGCGAAACGAGATCGAAGCTCAGGAGGGAGTACGAGAAGTCCTTTCGCTCGATCGAGAAATCATTCGCGAGTTTGTGCTCGACCCTGATTCGGCCGCTGGCCTTGAGATCAAAGATCTGTTCGCCGGCTATACGCACAACAAAGCAGGCACAATCGTCGCGTTGCCAATTCAATTGACACCCAAAAGCGAGACGCAAGTCAGCCGGGTAGAATTGATTGAAAAGCTGCGAACGATCTTCGAGAAGCTGCCCAATGGCATGATTACCGGCGAACCGGTCATGGTTGTCGATGGTTTCCGATATGTCGAAGAAGATGGCAATCGCTTAGGCTGGGCGACCTCTTTGCTGCTGGCGTGCGTGATCTTGCTTGTGTTTCGCAGCTTGCGGTGGGTGGTGATCGCAATTGTTGTTGTGCAAGTAACGCTCTATTGGACGCACGCTGCGTTGGCCATCAGTGGGCTGCAGCTAAGTATGGTCAGCTCGATGTTGACGGCGATTGTCACCGTCATCGGGGTAGCGACCGTGGTGCATTACATTCTGCGATTCCGCCAATACCGCGACGAAGGCGAGCCCCCACCGGTCGCGTTGGCTTCCGCTGCTCGTTATTTGCTGGCCCCGGTTTTCTGGGCGTGTGCGACCGATGCCGTCGGCTTCTCGGCGTTGTTGATCACCAGTGTTGGCCCGGTTCATGATTTCGGCATTATGATGGCCGTCGGCGCGATGTTGGTACTTCCGGCCGTATTGGTTTTCTTGCCTGGCTTGGTGCTAATTGGTAGCCCCTGGGGTGTCGATCCGGCCAAGCCCTGGGGGGACGAAAAGCTGGGACAAGGACTTTCGAGGACGGTTGATGCGATTGTGAAGCGTCCTGTCTGGATTGGCCTGCTGATTGTGTTGGCCTTTGGTGTGTCGCTGTGGGGAGCTGCTCACTTAGAAGTTGAAAGCGACTTTACCAAGAACTTTCGCGAAGCAACGCCAATTGTGCAAGCTTATTCGTATGTCGAAGATCGCTTAGGGGGAGCTGGCGTGTGGGACGTGGCAATCCCTGCCCCGGCCAGCGTCGATTGGAGCTACGTTCGGGAAGTGCTGCGGCTCGAAAATCGCTTGCGCAAAGAAGTGCCAGAGTTGTCCAAGGTGCTGAGCCTCGCAGATGTGATCAACGCGACCCTCCCGCCGGCGATCAAGAATCAGCGGATGGCTATTTTGAAGAACACCACGATTCGTATTGGAATTTCATCGCTCAACGAACAGATGCCAGAGACCATGAAGTCTCTTTATGCCCAAGATCCTGCCAATCCAGACGAGCATTGGTTTCGGATCATGTTGTTGTCGAAAGAGCGGCAAGACGCCCAGGTTAAGCAGGAAACGATTGAACGAGTGCGTCAGATCGTGGCGGAGTACTCCGCCGCCAAGGCAGAGGAAGCAGAAGCGGATCAGCCACCCGCCGAACCACCAATCGTCAGCGGGTTCTTCGTGTTGTTGACACACTTGATCGATAGCCTGGTCCGCGATCAGTGGCGTTCGTTCGGTTTGGCGATCATGGGGATTGGCATCACGATGACGGTGGCCTTCCGTAGTTTAAAGCTGGCCTTGTTGGCCCTGGTCCCCAATATTCTTCCCATTCTGATGGTGACCGGCGCGTTCGGGCTGTTCGGTTACAAGATTAACATGGGAGCGGCCATGATCGCGGCCGTTTCCATGGGGTTAGGCGTCGACGCTTCGATTCACTATATCTATGGGTTTCAACGTAGTATCCGAGGCGGAAACTCGCCGGGGAAAGCGTTGGTCGAGGTGCAACAAAGCGTGGGGAAAGCGGTCATCTTTTCTACCTTTGCCCTGATCGCCGGGTTTAGCGTGCTGTGCGTTAGTGATTTCGTTCCAACGATTTACTTCGGTGTGCTGGTTGGGTTGACCATGCTGGGAGCGCTGGGGGGGAACCTGATTATTCTGCCCCTTTTGATCAAGCTGTTCGTCCTCGGCCGCCACACAGAATGA
- the ptsP gene encoding phosphoenolpyruvate--protein phosphotransferase, translated as MRVLQGIAVSPGVAIAKAMVVDDQQPRVTRRFISRANVDTELKRLNIAMDLVAEQIQASQQEVATELGEEYGAIFSAHLQMVRDEKLNESLIDSIRYRHYTAEYAVSQSLARYIQFFERVPNPFLRERAGDFRDIEQRLLNVLFGADVKRRLAANHPSIVLAHDITPSEMANLDRGNIRGIVTEVGGPGSHSAIVAEALELPAVVGVGPHLRDIQTDTMLIIDGHQGRVIVQPDEETIARYEQEVEQQKQTKIRLRSLRDLPAVTTDGETITLMANIEFPHEADACLERGASGVGLYRTEFLYLGQDSEPTEEDHYQVYAKVVHDMQGSPIVIRTLDLGADKIGGDTHPPEANPFLGLRSIRLSLRNTDQFRRQLRAILRASVLGDVRVMFPLVSTLHELRQAKMLLSDLMEDLDEQGIDYDRNLKVGIMVEVPASVVMLDRFAEEIDFISIGTNDLVQYTLAVDRNNPDVAALYNSCDPAVLRLIQMAVDSANKAGIEVTLCGQMGGNPVYTMLLIGMGLRSLSVTPSAIPEIKQICRTVSAEKCRELVVRVRDMDNAWEIKRLLREHLRQLFPEEV; from the coding sequence ATGCGTGTTCTCCAAGGGATTGCTGTTTCCCCCGGTGTCGCCATAGCTAAGGCGATGGTGGTTGACGATCAGCAGCCTCGGGTCACGCGTCGCTTCATCTCTCGCGCGAATGTCGATACCGAGCTTAAGCGGCTAAACATCGCGATGGATTTGGTTGCCGAGCAGATCCAAGCCAGCCAGCAAGAAGTGGCCACAGAGCTAGGCGAAGAATACGGCGCGATCTTTTCCGCCCATTTGCAGATGGTGCGCGACGAGAAGCTCAACGAATCGTTGATCGATTCGATTCGCTACCGGCACTATACGGCCGAGTACGCGGTTTCTCAGTCTTTGGCGCGTTATATCCAGTTTTTCGAGCGTGTCCCCAATCCATTTCTACGTGAGCGCGCGGGCGACTTCCGTGACATTGAACAACGCCTGCTCAACGTGCTGTTTGGGGCGGATGTAAAGCGTCGGTTGGCGGCCAATCATCCTTCGATTGTGCTGGCGCATGATATTACGCCAAGCGAGATGGCCAACCTTGATCGAGGGAACATCCGCGGCATTGTGACCGAAGTGGGAGGCCCCGGCAGCCACTCCGCGATCGTTGCCGAGGCGCTCGAATTGCCGGCAGTAGTGGGCGTAGGGCCGCATCTTCGCGATATTCAAACCGACACCATGCTGATCATTGATGGTCACCAAGGGCGTGTCATTGTTCAGCCAGATGAAGAGACAATTGCTCGCTACGAGCAAGAGGTTGAGCAGCAAAAGCAAACCAAAATCCGGCTGCGTAGCCTGCGTGATCTACCAGCGGTGACCACCGATGGAGAAACCATCACGTTGATGGCCAACATCGAGTTCCCGCACGAAGCAGATGCTTGTCTAGAACGCGGAGCCAGCGGGGTTGGGTTGTATCGAACCGAATTTCTATACCTCGGCCAAGACAGCGAACCAACCGAGGAGGATCATTACCAGGTCTATGCCAAAGTTGTGCATGACATGCAGGGAAGCCCCATTGTCATTCGAACGCTGGATTTAGGGGCAGACAAGATTGGTGGTGACACCCATCCACCGGAAGCGAATCCCTTTTTAGGGCTACGCAGCATTCGCTTGTCGCTGCGGAACACCGATCAATTTCGCCGGCAGTTGCGGGCCATTCTGCGGGCGAGCGTGCTGGGCGACGTGCGTGTCATGTTTCCATTGGTTAGCACGCTACACGAACTTCGTCAGGCGAAGATGCTGCTTTCCGACCTGATGGAAGACTTGGACGAGCAGGGAATTGACTACGACCGAAACCTTAAAGTCGGCATTATGGTTGAAGTCCCTGCGAGCGTCGTGATGCTGGATCGATTCGCCGAGGAAATCGATTTCATCAGTATTGGAACCAACGATCTGGTCCAGTATACATTAGCGGTGGATCGCAATAATCCAGACGTGGCAGCCCTTTATAATAGCTGCGACCCGGCTGTTTTGCGGTTGATTCAGATGGCCGTCGACTCGGCCAATAAGGCTGGCATCGAGGTAACTTTGTGCGGCCAGATGGGGGGGAATCCCGTTTATACCATGTTGCTAATTGGCATGGGTTTGCGTAGCTTGAGTGTTACGCCGAGCGCGATTCCGGAAATCAAACAAATTTGCCGCACTGTATCCGCCGAGAAATGCCGGGAGTTAGTGGTTCGCGTGCGAGACATGGATAACGCCTGGGAGATTAAGCGGTTGCTGCGAGAGCACTTGCGGCAATTATTTCCCGAAGAAGTTTAA
- a CDS encoding organic solvent tolerance protein OstA produces the protein MTCWSRALKMCAVWLLLFGFQGAASAEIHLPKSDSTRPITITAKDARHWQEGTQEVWVLRGDCRIVQGNTIAKGQDAVLWIDYAQPFRLVPHKVTIYLENEVYVNYLDTEGGTAIFEGASWLGQMFTTSRLELPDDTTKAPPPVAPAIYHRGRNAQPLDAGYAPPRQEIAPIQQIQYDAGEPLPPAISVEPQTIKIWFRNRYSNGFNSKIEKDPNTGETIGVIESGILVLVEGVGDLETISLMADRAIVWSKSDIPELQGGGSSGGDKDYEFYLEGNVIFRQGEQVVYAERMYYNVAEEYGTILNAEMLTPVPEYQGLVRLKAEVLQRVNRDHYQAYGAALTTSRMGVPRYWFQSNQIEYTDQQTTIVNPVTGEAQIDPITGQPMIDHKRLATSRNNTLYMGGVPVFYWPVLAADVNDPVFYLNKISFRNDQIFGFQTLTEWDNYEIFGIDEPWEGTEWTTDLDYLSYRGFGFGTVFRFNDTYFPYFNNPATGFLDAWAIHDSGIDNLGADRRYLPPETDFRGRVWGRHRQMTFGDFQFTGELGLISDRNFLESFYEKDYDQQKDFDTSFELKKLMDNKSLNIYGSTRVNNFFMQTEWMPKVDYYVLGEPLLFERLTYSSHSTAGYARLRKAATPTDPEDLAKFTLLPYEADVEGVVATSRHEIDMPMEVMGAKVTPYVLGEVGYWGQDINGNDLLRGYAQGGIRGSIMAWSVNRNIQSQLLNLNGVAHKITLYGDFSYSDSSQDLYRFAMYNSLNDDAQEQFQRRFLFNTYGLMAGQAVPLQVDPRSYALRSNQQGQVTSPVTEIADDLTAGRLELRQVWQTKRGGPGNEKIIDWISLDVGGTIFPDADRDNFGETLGLLNYDFNWQIGNSLSVFSNAYWDLFDDGVQTITIGTSINRTQIGNFYLSYTNTIQPFQSQLIIASMQYRLSEKWYSGLGTAYDLNQNTNLGQNVFLTRIGESGLLTFNFNLNNSRNNVGFGINFEPRFFASGQYSKINGQPLLPLGAQGLE, from the coding sequence ATGACGTGCTGGTCGCGTGCGCTGAAGATGTGCGCGGTCTGGTTACTCCTATTCGGCTTTCAGGGGGCTGCTTCTGCAGAAATTCATCTACCAAAATCGGATTCAACGCGTCCGATTACCATCACGGCCAAAGATGCCCGCCACTGGCAGGAAGGCACGCAAGAGGTTTGGGTGCTGCGTGGTGATTGCCGAATCGTGCAAGGCAACACCATCGCCAAAGGGCAAGACGCAGTGCTGTGGATCGATTACGCTCAGCCGTTCCGCCTAGTACCTCATAAGGTAACGATCTATCTCGAGAACGAAGTCTACGTGAACTACCTCGATACCGAGGGAGGCACGGCGATCTTCGAAGGGGCAAGCTGGCTGGGCCAGATGTTCACCACCTCGCGTCTGGAACTGCCGGACGATACCACCAAAGCCCCGCCTCCGGTGGCCCCGGCAATTTACCATCGTGGTCGCAACGCACAACCGCTGGATGCTGGCTATGCCCCTCCACGCCAAGAGATCGCGCCGATTCAACAAATTCAATACGACGCCGGAGAGCCCCTTCCGCCAGCTATTTCGGTCGAACCACAAACGATCAAGATTTGGTTTCGCAATCGCTATTCAAACGGCTTCAATTCCAAGATCGAGAAAGACCCCAACACGGGCGAGACCATCGGTGTGATCGAGTCTGGCATCTTAGTCTTGGTGGAAGGTGTGGGTGATCTCGAGACGATTAGCCTGATGGCCGACCGAGCGATTGTTTGGTCGAAGAGCGACATTCCAGAACTTCAAGGAGGTGGTTCCTCTGGAGGTGACAAGGATTACGAATTCTACCTGGAAGGCAACGTCATCTTCCGCCAAGGAGAACAGGTCGTCTACGCGGAACGGATGTACTACAACGTCGCCGAAGAATACGGCACGATCCTCAACGCCGAGATGTTGACCCCGGTGCCTGAGTACCAAGGGCTGGTTCGCTTAAAAGCCGAAGTGCTACAGCGTGTCAATCGAGATCACTATCAGGCGTACGGTGCTGCCCTGACAACTAGCCGCATGGGCGTGCCAAGGTATTGGTTTCAATCGAATCAGATTGAATACACCGACCAGCAAACGACGATCGTCAATCCAGTAACTGGCGAAGCGCAGATCGATCCAATCACCGGCCAGCCGATGATTGACCATAAACGCCTGGCCACATCGCGGAATAACACGCTTTATATGGGTGGCGTTCCAGTGTTCTACTGGCCCGTTCTCGCAGCGGATGTGAATGACCCGGTCTTTTATTTGAACAAGATCAGCTTTCGCAATGACCAAATCTTCGGATTCCAGACCCTAACCGAATGGGACAACTACGAGATCTTCGGAATAGACGAACCGTGGGAGGGAACCGAATGGACGACCGACCTCGACTACTTATCTTATCGTGGCTTCGGATTCGGCACCGTTTTTCGTTTCAACGACACCTATTTCCCCTACTTCAACAACCCAGCCACTGGGTTCCTGGATGCATGGGCGATTCACGATAGCGGGATCGATAACCTGGGTGCCGACCGACGCTATCTCCCCCCAGAAACCGACTTCCGTGGCCGCGTCTGGGGCCGACATCGCCAGATGACGTTCGGTGATTTCCAGTTCACCGGCGAGCTAGGTTTGATCTCGGACCGCAACTTCCTGGAATCGTTCTACGAAAAAGATTACGACCAGCAAAAAGACTTCGACACCTCGTTCGAGTTGAAGAAGCTGATGGACAATAAGAGCTTGAATATCTACGGCTCGACGCGCGTCAACAACTTCTTCATGCAGACCGAGTGGATGCCTAAGGTCGACTACTACGTCTTAGGTGAACCCCTCCTGTTTGAACGGCTGACGTATTCTTCGCACTCGACCGCCGGCTATGCTCGCCTGCGCAAGGCAGCCACGCCAACCGACCCGGAAGACTTGGCCAAGTTTACACTGCTGCCTTACGAAGCAGACGTGGAAGGAGTGGTTGCAACCAGCCGACACGAGATCGATATGCCAATGGAAGTGATGGGGGCCAAGGTAACCCCGTATGTTCTGGGCGAAGTCGGTTACTGGGGACAAGACATCAACGGCAACGATCTGCTGCGTGGTTACGCCCAAGGGGGTATTCGCGGCAGTATCATGGCTTGGAGCGTGAATCGCAACATTCAAAGCCAACTCCTTAACTTGAACGGAGTTGCTCACAAGATCACCCTTTACGGCGACTTCTCGTACTCCGATTCAAGCCAAGACCTGTATCGCTTCGCCATGTACAACAGCTTGAACGACGATGCCCAGGAACAGTTCCAGCGTCGTTTCCTGTTCAACACGTACGGCTTGATGGCGGGCCAAGCGGTGCCCCTTCAAGTTGATCCACGTTCCTATGCCCTGCGTTCGAACCAGCAAGGTCAGGTGACCTCGCCAGTTACCGAAATCGCCGACGATTTAACCGCTGGCCGTTTAGAACTCCGCCAAGTTTGGCAAACCAAACGAGGCGGTCCTGGCAACGAGAAGATCATCGATTGGATCTCGCTCGACGTGGGAGGCACCATTTTCCCCGATGCCGACCGAGATAACTTTGGCGAGACCCTTGGGCTGCTGAACTACGACTTCAACTGGCAGATCGGCAACAGCCTGAGCGTATTCTCGAACGCCTATTGGGATTTGTTCGACGACGGCGTACAAACGATCACCATCGGTACTTCGATCAACCGGACCCAAATCGGTAACTTTTACCTCAGCTACACGAACACGATCCAACCATTCCAGAGCCAACTCATTATTGCCTCGATGCAGTATCGCTTGAGCGAGAAATGGTACAGCGGTCTGGGCACGGCATACGACCTGAACCAAAACACGAACCTAGGTCAGAACGTCTTTTTGACCCGCATTGGCGAGTCTGGCCTGTTGACGTTTAACTTCAACCTCAACAACAGTCGTAACAACGTCGGCTTTGGCATCAACTTCGAGCCACGCTTCTTCGCCTCAGGACAATACAGCAAGATCAACGGTCAGCCGTTATTGCCCCTCGGCGCCCAAGGGCTTGAATAA
- a CDS encoding diacylglycerol kinase, giving the protein MKNKLTPRGWLRKFELAFTGLLWAVRTEGSFRVHLPAATLAISAAVVLSFDAVRWAVLLGTIGLVLTAELFNTALETVSDAIDQEHNQYIKLALDVASGAVLVASLTAIAVAGFLYWQPFWSWWSSAATS; this is encoded by the coding sequence ATGAAGAACAAGCTGACACCCCGGGGCTGGCTTCGCAAGTTTGAGCTCGCCTTCACAGGGCTACTCTGGGCGGTGCGAACCGAAGGTAGCTTCCGCGTTCACCTACCCGCCGCGACATTGGCCATTTCAGCCGCTGTTGTTTTATCGTTTGATGCCGTTCGCTGGGCTGTCTTGCTGGGGACGATAGGCTTGGTGTTAACCGCCGAACTATTCAATACCGCCTTAGAGACGGTATCGGACGCAATTGACCAAGAGCACAATCAATACATCAAACTCGCGCTCGACGTGGCCAGTGGGGCGGTGCTTGTGGCCAGCCTAACCGCAATCGCCGTGGCAGGCTTTCTGTACTGGCAACCTTTCTGGTCGTGGTGGAGCAGTGCAGCGACAAGCTAG
- a CDS encoding Rne/Rng family ribonuclease, which translates to MKKEMLINVSQPEECRIAIVEDGILEEFYLERTSQESFVGNIYKGVVVNLEPSIQAAFVDFGVGKNGFLHISDVEPQYFRQGGYDPSAQYDRPEDLAASRFGGDFGDDDDSDDSEDDGPSSGGTKTQARRGRRQRPGARPRVKPPIQEIFKRGDEVLVQVIKEGIGNKGPTLSTYISIPGRYLVLMPALGRVGVSRKIEDDQVRRRLRSTLLDLDPPKGLGFIVRTAGQDRTKKDLSRDMAYLLRLWRLIVRRIRKTTGPCEIYEESDMIIRTIRDIFAADVDAIYIDRKEQYEAAKEFLQLVMPRFVDRLHKHDAKEALFRKYNLDEEIAKIHQREVPLPRGGSIVIDQTEALVAIDVNSGNFRYDGSSEEAAYHLNLLAAREIARQLRLRDLGGVIVNDFIDMRREKHRANVERALKDSVKRDRARTKILRTSPFGLVEMTRQRVRPSLKRSIFRDCPCCSGRGVVKSSESMAIEVTRVLIAAAQQPKAAQINCRVNEEVAAYLNNKKRREIAMIEDDNSVVVHIIGSESVFPEHVEVECKDAEGRRIYMTDPHETSRNGRR; encoded by the coding sequence ATGAAAAAAGAGATGCTGATCAACGTATCGCAGCCGGAAGAATGCCGGATTGCGATCGTCGAGGACGGGATTCTCGAAGAATTCTATCTCGAACGGACCAGCCAAGAGAGTTTCGTCGGCAACATCTACAAAGGTGTCGTCGTCAATCTCGAGCCCAGCATTCAAGCTGCGTTTGTCGACTTCGGTGTCGGCAAGAACGGCTTTCTGCACATCAGCGACGTCGAACCACAATATTTCCGCCAAGGTGGTTACGATCCGTCCGCTCAGTACGATCGCCCTGAAGACTTAGCCGCTTCCCGCTTTGGAGGCGACTTCGGCGACGATGACGATAGCGACGACTCCGAAGATGACGGACCTTCCAGCGGGGGAACCAAAACCCAGGCTCGTCGTGGTCGGCGGCAGCGTCCTGGCGCACGTCCCCGTGTAAAGCCTCCTATTCAAGAGATCTTCAAACGAGGGGACGAAGTTCTCGTTCAGGTCATCAAAGAAGGGATCGGCAACAAGGGGCCGACTCTCTCTACGTACATCAGCATTCCGGGGCGTTATCTGGTGTTGATGCCAGCTCTGGGCCGCGTGGGCGTTTCTCGCAAGATTGAAGACGACCAAGTGCGTCGCCGCCTGCGAAGCACCTTGCTTGATCTCGATCCGCCGAAGGGGCTCGGCTTCATCGTCCGTACCGCAGGGCAAGATCGGACCAAGAAAGATCTCTCGCGCGATATGGCCTATTTACTGCGGCTCTGGCGATTGATCGTTCGTCGCATTCGCAAGACGACCGGCCCTTGCGAGATTTATGAAGAAAGCGACATGATTATCCGCACGATTCGCGATATCTTCGCAGCGGATGTCGACGCTATTTATATCGATCGGAAAGAACAGTACGAAGCTGCTAAAGAATTCTTGCAGTTGGTCATGCCTCGTTTTGTCGATCGCTTGCATAAGCACGACGCCAAAGAGGCCCTGTTCCGTAAGTACAACTTGGACGAAGAGATCGCCAAGATTCACCAGCGCGAAGTGCCTTTGCCACGTGGTGGTTCGATTGTTATCGATCAAACGGAAGCCTTGGTGGCTATCGACGTGAACAGCGGGAACTTCCGCTACGATGGTTCTTCCGAAGAGGCCGCCTACCACTTGAACTTGCTGGCTGCCAGAGAGATCGCCCGCCAGCTTCGTTTACGCGATTTGGGCGGGGTGATCGTCAACGACTTTATCGACATGCGGCGCGAGAAGCATCGGGCGAACGTCGAGCGAGCGCTAAAGGACTCGGTGAAACGTGATCGAGCACGCACCAAGATCTTGCGAACAAGCCCGTTTGGTTTGGTGGAAATGACGCGTCAACGCGTCCGTCCGAGCCTGAAGCGAAGCATCTTCCGGGACTGCCCGTGCTGCAGCGGCCGAGGCGTGGTAAAGTCTTCCGAAAGCATGGCCATTGAAGTAACCCGCGTGCTGATTGCTGCGGCGCAACAGCCCAAGGCGGCTCAGATTAACTGCCGGGTGAACGAGGAAGTCGCTGCCTACTTGAACAACAAGAAACGCCGCGAAATCGCCATGATCGAAGACGACAACAGCGTGGTCGTCCACATTATCGGTAGCGAATCGGTCTTCCCTGAGCATGTCGAAGTCGAATGCAAGGACGCCGAGGGCCGCCGGATTTACATGACCGATCCGCACGAAACTTCGCGGAATGGCCGTCGCTAA
- a CDS encoding HPr family phosphocarrier protein produces MAEDCIIRKVVVPNRQGLHARPANLFVKEALKYSCQVEIQRDGLKVSGKSILDVMTLAAEQGTELTIVVTGPDAERAADALVDVVNRFIEEDDEEGES; encoded by the coding sequence ATGGCCGAGGATTGCATCATTCGAAAGGTGGTTGTGCCGAATCGGCAGGGCCTACACGCTAGGCCGGCGAACTTGTTCGTCAAGGAAGCCCTGAAGTATTCGTGTCAGGTCGAAATTCAGCGAGATGGCCTGAAGGTTAGTGGCAAGAGTATTCTCGATGTCATGACCTTGGCTGCGGAACAGGGGACCGAATTAACCATTGTGGTGACCGGTCCTGATGCAGAAAGAGCTGCGGACGCCCTTGTTGACGTGGTGAATCGTTTTATTGAAGAGGATGATGAGGAGGGCGAATCGTGA
- the rplU gene encoding 50S ribosomal protein L21: MYAIIQEDGKQIKVEQGQELRIDFRFEASVGDALTFDQVLLVSGEDGVKIGKPVVDGASVKAEVLGVVQGEKLVVQKFRRRKNSKTKTGHRQVYTKVKISEIVA, from the coding sequence ATGTACGCGATCATTCAAGAAGACGGTAAGCAAATCAAAGTCGAACAAGGTCAAGAACTGCGGATCGATTTCCGCTTCGAGGCTTCCGTGGGCGACGCCCTGACGTTTGATCAGGTCCTGTTGGTTTCTGGTGAAGATGGCGTGAAAATCGGCAAGCCGGTTGTCGACGGTGCTTCGGTCAAAGCGGAAGTCCTCGGCGTCGTGCAAGGCGAGAAGCTGGTTGTCCAGAAGTTTCGCCGCCGTAAGAACAGCAAGACCAAGACGGGCCATCGTCAGGTCTACACCAAAGTGAAGATCAGCGAAATCGTCGCCTAA